One genomic window of Oncorhynchus nerka isolate Pitt River unplaced genomic scaffold, Oner_Uvic_2.0 unplaced_scaffold_2767, whole genome shotgun sequence includes the following:
- the LOC135567006 gene encoding putative nuclease HARBI1 yields MSSSPSLATEDSVTSKRSSIGLQMVCNADCVISNVVAKWPGSVHDSRIFRASEIYQCLSQGEFSGVLLGDRGYGCQPFLLTPFTDPQEAQQAYNHAHARARVEMTFGLLKARFHCLHKLRVSPVRACDITVACAVLHNVACLRKERAPRVPPAMDWDNPAIFPDDDSGRLLRDQYVLNYFS; encoded by the exons atgtcttcatctccttccctggccacagaagactctgtgacatcaaagaggagttctataggattgcag atggtctgcaatgctgactgtgtgatcagcaatgttgtggcaaaatggcctggctcagtccatgactccagaatctttcgggcctctgaaatctatcagtgcctatcacaag gtgaattctctggtgtgttgctgggagacagggggtatggctgccagccttttctcctgacacctttcacagacccccaggaagcacagcaggcctacaaccatgcccatgccagggccagagttgaaatgacctttggcctcctgaaggcacgctttcactgccttcacaaattaagggtcagccctgttagggcatgtgatattactgtggcttgtgctgtcctccacaatgtggcctgcctgaggaaggagagggcccccagagtgccaccagccatggactgggacaatccggcaatcttccctgatgacgacagtggtcggctgctgagggaccaatatgtgttgaattattttagttag